The Pangasianodon hypophthalmus isolate fPanHyp1 chromosome 13, fPanHyp1.pri, whole genome shotgun sequence genome includes a window with the following:
- the LOC113528542 gene encoding LOW QUALITY PROTEIN: hepatic lectin (The sequence of the model RefSeq protein was modified relative to this genomic sequence to represent the inferred CDS: inserted 2 bases in 1 codon) has product MPLLSCVRKLFAVSLLWTMKKNQPIYDNVTSMRVNNESPGSGRRCGYCLVXSLSVLLFLSLMANGLLTYFYVKLKWPSDTLSEQARKCSAGDCKIQNVPITSSEQIRRCSARERQIQYKDRLYIFPTDEMSWFSSRENCQELGGDLVIINSKEEHKFLVGAMNTFSNSLHWIGLRNVEKEGRWLWIDETPLMQNLSWWKYTSEGSASEREDCVGYYDGQWVDLSCSTLERRICEIICTH; this is encoded by the exons ATGCCTTTATTATCATGTGTTAGAAAACTCTTTGCTGTCTCTTTACTGTGGACCATGAAGAAGAATCAACCCATCTACGACAATGTTACGTCTATGAGAG TTAATA ATGAGAGTCCCGGAAGTGGAAGAAGATGTGGTTATTGTTTAGT atctctctctgttctcctcttcctctctctgatGGCCAATGGTCTTCTGACCTATTTTT ATGTTAAACTCAAATGGCCCTCAGACACTTTGTCTGAGCAGGCCAGGAAGTGCTCAGCTGGAG attGTAAAATCCAGAATGTACCAATCACTTCATCTGAGCAGATCAGAAGATGCTCAGCTAGAG AGCGTCAAATACAGTACAAAGACAGACTCTACATTTTCCCTACAGATGAAATGAGCTGGTTTTCCAGTAGAGAGAACTGTCAGGAATTAGGGGGAGACCTGGTGATCATTAACAGTAAAGAGGAACAT AAGTTCCTTGTTGGTGCAATGAACACGTTTAGCAATTCTCTGCACTGGATTGGTCTGAGAAATGTGGAAAAGGAGGGCAGGTGGCTATGGATAGATGAAACACCTCTTATGCAAAATCTCTC gtGGTGGAAGTACACTTCAGAGGGCAGCGCATCAGAGAGAGAAGACTGTGTGGGTTATTACGATGGGCAATGGGTGGATCTGTCCTGTTCAACATTAGAAAGGAGGATCTGCGAGATCATTTGCACTCACTGA
- the cdk21 gene encoding cyclin-dependent kinase 6, with protein MDENSNYEILAEIGEGAYGKVYKAREMGDKQRLVAVKRLNISGDPDAGIPQFMIREVALLRKIGHFNHPNVVKLLDVSAGLRKPGLDLMLVFEYIDQDLSSFLSTVPEDGLGRDKIKDVMRQLLKGLDFLHTNTVMHRDLKPCNVLLSSRGEVKIADFGLARIYTNCIALTPCVVTLWYRAPEVLLHSGYMSSVDIWSAGCIMAELFLLKPLFQGYTEVQQLQKIFEVIGLPGKEEWPKESPIRYNPAWARRDVTTQLLPSLTAEENNLLNQCLAFSPTQRISACRALAHPFLAGP; from the exons ATGGATGAGAATTCGAATTATGAAATATTAGCGGAAATTGGCGAGGGCGCCTACGGAAAAGTGTACAAAGCGAGGGAGATGGGTGACAAACAGCGCCTCGTAGCGGTGAAGAGGCTCAACATCAGCGGGGACCCGGATGCAGGAATCCCGCAGTTCATGATCCGCGAGGTGGCGCTGTTGCGAAAAATAGGCCATTTCAACCACCCGAACGTAGTCAA GTTGTTGGATGTGTCAGCTGGTCTGAGGAAACCCGGTTTGGACCTGATGCTGGTGTTTGAGTACATCGATCAGGatctttcctctttcctcagCACAGTGCCTGAGGACGGTCTGGGCAGAGACAAAATAAAG GACGTGATGCGGCAGCTGTTGAAGGGCCTGGACTTCCTCCACACTAACACCGTCATGCACCGTGACCTGAAGCCCTGTAACGTGTTGCTGAGCAGCCGTGGGGAGGTGAAGATCGCAGACTTCGGCTTGGCGAGGATCTACACTAACTGTATCGCCCTGACACCCTGC gTAGTGACTCTGTGGTACAGGGCTCCTGAGGTGTTGCTCCATTCAGGCTACATGTCCTCTGTGGATATCTGGAGCGCTGGCTGCATCATGGCGGAGCTCTTCCTGCTAAA ACCTTTATTCCAGGGATACACAGAGGTCCAGCAGCTTCAGAAGATATTTGA GGTGATTGGGTTACCTGGTAAAGAGGAATGGCCTAAAGAAAGCCCCATCCGCTATAACCCAGCCTGGGCTAGACGAGACGTCACCACACAGCTGCTGCCGAGCCTGACTGCAGAGGAAAACAACCTGCTCAAT
- the retsat.2 gene encoding all-trans-retinol 13,14-reductase: MWVSIGLIVAVLFVALFLKYVFGTSGPNPFDIDTREPPKPVQLDKKERNKVLKQGFLASRVPQDLDAIVIGSGIGGLSIAVLLAKVGKKVLVLEQHDRAGGCCHTFSEKGFEFDIGIHYIGNLEENGMFCCIVDQLTNGQLQWEPLENPYDRVVLGPPENRRVYPIYSGENRFTQELKKCFPGEEKAIDEFMRLVKKCGHNVWMVVLLKLLPSPVAKFLAYTGLANRLSYFFSYGSRSLAEVVNSLTENKDLRAVLCYIFGTYGNPPKEASFSMHSLLLCHYLPGAWYPKGGASQIAYNMIPIIEKAGGAVLVRASVNRILLNAANEAIGVSVMKGQEEVHVHAPIVISNAGIFNTYQQLLPKEVQMKAAIQKQLSMLKHGEAGLSIFLGLNGTKDELGLKADNYWLFCENNLDELLNGYVTGEREESVKSLPLLFVASPSAKDPTWEQRMPGKSTMTVVSFAPYSWFEEWKDEKVKNRGVDYKELKATIINSVLEVVTQNFPKIKDRIEYMDAGTPITNQHYLAASKGEIYGADHGTSRFTAEVCATIRPQTPIKNLFLTGQDLVSCGFAGAIAGAMVCGSAILNRNLYMDVSVLRKKLKHANSKKVQ, from the exons ATGTGGGTCTCTATAGGATTAATCGTTGCAGTGTTGTTTGTCGCATTATTCCTCAAATATGTGTTTGGTACTTCCGGTCCGAATCCTTTTGATATCGACACGCGCGAGCCGCCCAAACCAGTGCAGCTggataaaaaggagagaaacaAAGTGTTGAAACAAG GCTTTTTGGCCAGCCGAGTCCCCCAGGACCTTGACGCCATTGTGATTGGAAGTGGTATTGGTGGGCTGAGCATCGCTGTTCTCCTTGCCAAGGTTGGAAAGAAGGTCCTGGTGCTGGAACAACATGATCGTGCTGGAGGATGTTGTCACACCTTCTCTGAGAAAGGCTTTGAGTTTGACATTG GGATCCACTACATTGGTAATTTAGAGGAGAATGGGATGTTCTGCTGCATAGTGGATCAGCTGACCAATGGGCAGCTACAATGGGAACCACTGGAAAACCCCTATGACCGTGTGGTCCTGGGTCCGCCGGAGAACCGGCGCGTCTACCCCATTTACAGTGGCGAAAACCGTTTCACCCAGGAGCTGAAGAAGTGCTTCCCAGGAGAGGAGAAGGCCATTGATGAGTTCATGAGACTGGTTAAG AAATGTGGCCATAACGTGTGGATGGTTGTGCTGCTGAAGTTGCTCCCGTCTCCAGTGGCGAAGTTCCTGGCTTATACAGGGCTCGCTAATCGCCTGTCCTACTTCTTCTCCTATGGCTCACGCAGCCTGGCTGAGGTGGTGAACAGCCTCACAGAGAATAAAGATCTCAGGGCTGTGCTCTGCTACATCTTCGGTACCTACG gAAACCCCCCAAAAGAAGCCAGTTTCTCCATGCACAGTTTGCTGCTATGCCACTACCTGCCCGGTGCCTGGTACCCTAAAGGAGGTGCCAGTCAGATCGCCTATAACATGATCCCCATCATCGAGAAGGCAGGAGGAGCCGTGCTTGTCAGAGCATCAGTCAACCGCATCCTGCTCAACGCCGCCAACGAGGCTATAG GGGTGAGTGTGATGAAGGGACAAGAGGAGGTCCATGTGCACGCTCCCATCGTGATCTCAAATGCAGGAATCTTCAACACCTACCAGCAGCTACTGCCTAAAGAGGTGCAGATGAAGGCAG CGATCCAGAAGCAGCTGAGTATGCTGAAGCATGGAGAAGCCGGCCTCAGCATCTTCCTGGGTCTAAACGGGACAAAAGACGAGCTGGGCCTCAAAGCCGACAACTACTGGCTCTTTTGCGAGAACAATCTAGATGAGCT CTTAAACGGCTACGTtacaggagagagggaggagtcAGTGAAAAGCCTACCTCTGCTTTTTGTTGCCTCACCATCTGCCAAAGATCCCACCTGGGAGCAGAGAATGCCag GTAAGTCCACTATGACTGTGGTCAGCTTCGCCCCCTACTCATGGTTTGAGGAATGGAAAGACGAGAAAGTCAAGAACAGAGGGGTCGACTATAAAGAACTTAAGGCGACCATCATCAACTCTGTTCTGGAAGTGGTAACTCAGAATTTCCCCAAGATCAAAGACAGG ATAGAGTACATGGACGCGGGCACTCCCATCACCAATCAGCACTATTTAGCAGCTTCTAAAGGAGAGATCTATGGAGCTGACCACGGCACTTCCCGCTTTACTGCCGAAGTCTGTGCCACCATCAGACCACAAACGCCCATCAAAAACCTCTTcctcacag GTCAAGACTTAGTTTCATGTGGTTTTGCGGGGGCCATCGCAGGAGCTATGGTCTGTGGCTCTGCTATTCTCAACCGCAACCTTTACATGGATGTCAGCGTCCTTAGAAAGAAACTGAAACATGCCAACTCTAAGAAAGTCCAGTAA